A window of the Phragmites australis chromosome 20, lpPhrAust1.1, whole genome shotgun sequence genome harbors these coding sequences:
- the LOC133901651 gene encoding probable aquaporin PIP2-7 has translation MSKEDVAVETAEATAASKAPYWDPPPAPLLDMSELTKWSLYRALIAEFMATLIFLYVSIATVIGYKSQSSAEACTGVGYLGVAWSFGATIFVLVYCTGGVSGGHINPAVTFGLFVGRKLSLVRAVLYIVAQCLGAICGVAIVKGIIKHPYDLLGGGANTVADGFSLGSALGAEILGTFVLVYTVFSATDPKRTARDSFIPVLVPLPIGFAVFVVHLATIPITGTGINPARSLGAAVLYNQHKAWKDHWIFWVGPLIGATVAAVYHKLVLRGEVAKALGSFRSTSATV, from the exons ATGTCGAAGGAGGACGTGGCTGTCGAGACGGCCGAGGCGACCGCCGCCTCGAAGGCGCCGTACTGGGATCCGCCACCGGCTCCGCTGCTTGATATGAGCGAGCTGACAAAGTGGTCCCTGTACCGTGCGCTCATCGCCGAGTTCATGGCCACCCTCATCTTCCTGTACGTGAGCATCGCCACCGTCATTGGGTACAAGAGCCAGTCGTCTGCCGAAGCGTGCACCGGCGTCGGTTACCTCGGTGTCGcctggtccttcggcgccaccATCTTCGTCCTCGTCTACTGCACCGGCGGCGTCTCAG GTGGGCACATAAACCCGGCGGTGACGTTCGGTCTGTTCGTGGGGCGGAAGCTGTCGCTGGTGCGCGCCGTGCTGTACATCGTGGCGCAGTGCCTGGGCGCCATCTGCGGCGTGGCCATCGTGAAGGGGATCATCAAGCACCCCTACGACcttctcggcggcggcgccaacACGGTGGCCGACGGGTTCTCCCTCGGGAGCGCGCTCGGCGCCGAGATCCTCGGCACGTTCGTCCTCGTGTACACCGTCTTCTCCGCCACCGACCCCAAGCGCACCGCGCGCGACTCCTTCATCCCC GTGTTGGTGCCGCTGCCGATTGGGTTCGCGGTGTTCGTGGTGCACCTGGCGACCATACCGATCACCGGCACGGGCATCAATCCGGCGAGGAGCCTCGGCGCCGCCGTCCTGTACAACCAGCACAAAGCATGGAAAGACCAC TGGATCTTCTGGGTTGGTCCACTCATCGGagcgacggtggcggcggtTTACCACAAGCTCGTACTGCGCGGGGAGGTCGCCAAGGCGCTCGGCTCCTTCAGGAGCACCAGCGCGACGGTGTGA
- the LOC133901829 gene encoding mavicyanin-like has protein sequence MVGSSLASTMAGTILLLLLAAAARHHGAGATEYTVGDSEGWTIGSNYLTWSQKYNFTAGDTLVFNYVAEQHDVYRVTQDAFRTCEPANQTMRVWASGHDLVNLTVPGDYYFICNVPGHCLGGMKFAVAVAASPPPPPPPPPPPTLPPPPPPTGSAGASSIRRLAWPEVVRMSCVAVIGLLLS, from the exons ATGGTAGGCTCCTCACTTGCATCAACCATGGCAGgcaccatcctcctcctcctcctagcagcagcagctcgaCACCACGGCGCCGGCGCAACGGAGTACACGGTCGGCGACTCCGAAGGGTGGACTATCGGCTCCAACTACCTCACCTGGTCGCAGAAGTACAACTTCACCGCCGGCGACACGCTAG TGTTCAACTACGTGGCGGAGCAGCACGACGTGTACCGGGTGACGCAGGACGCGTTCCGGACGTGCGAGCCGGCGAACCAGACCATGCGCGTCTGGGCGTCGGGCCACGACCTCGTCAACCTCACCGTGCCGGGGGACTACTACTTCATCTGCAACGTCCCGGGGCACTGCCTCGGCGGCATGAAGTTCGCCGTGGCCGTcgccgcgtcgccgccgccgccgccgcccccacccccgccgccgaccttgccgccgccgccaccccccACGGGCTCCGCCGGCGCGTCGTCAATACGACGGCTCGCGTGGCCGGAGGTGGTGCGGATGTCATGCGTCGCCGTGATCGGCCTGTTGCTTAGCTGA